Proteins encoded within one genomic window of Numenius arquata chromosome 12, bNumArq3.hap1.1, whole genome shotgun sequence:
- the DBNDD2 gene encoding dysbindin domain-containing protein 2 isoform X2, with product MSGPGAQSRNRRLPADMEQTQRSLDAEQMQQQQLKLRDRQKFFEEVFQHDVDFFFPMSHLQIEHRRPPLGSISSMEVNVDMLEQMDMMDLSDQDTVDVFLGCGTEESSVAGPLPDASQCPEEITLQVPNAAESKSRISSTSSVSTDLNSLDTSEEGAETPVVQSDEEDLQEDSPKEQVARS from the exons CCGACATGGAGCAGACACAGCGGAGCCTGGATGCGgagcagatgcagcagcagcagctgaagctaCGGGACCGGCAGAAGTTCTTTGAGGAGGTTTTCCAGCATGACGTGGATTTCTTCTTCCCTATGTCTCACCTGCAGATAGAGCATCGGAGAC CCCCTTTAGGCAGCATTTCCTCCATGGAGGTCAATGTGGacatgctggagcagatggacATGATGGACCTGTCAGACCAGGACACCGTGGATGTGTTTCTGGGCTGTGGGACAGAGGAGAGCAGTGTTGCTGGACCCCTGCCAG ATGCCAGCCAGTGCCCAGAGGAAATCACCCTGCAAGTGCCCAACGCAGCCGAGAGCAAGTCACGCATTTCCTCCACGTCCTCTGTCTCCACGGATCTGAACAGCCTGGACACCAGCGAGGAGGGGGCCGAGACCCCCGTGGTGCAGTCAGATGAGGAGGACCTGCAGGAGGACAGTCCCAAAGAGCAGGTGGCAAGAAGCtag
- the PIGT gene encoding GPI transamidase component PIG-T, giving the protein MATPEAAAIGWATGSGSGRPCGSGGMLAAALLLLLLAAAEPVPGRAVRDALREELLLSPLPDGNVATTFQFRTRWDADLQRGAVSHYRLFPKALGQLVAALGVRELHLALTQGFWRTQVWGQPPLQAPAGAELWVWFQPTVTDVDKAWKELSNILSGIFCASLNFIDSTNTVTPTASFKPLGLANGTDHHLLRYAVLPREVVCTENLTPWKKLLPCGSKAGLAVLLKAERLFHSSYHSQAVHIRPICRDASCLAVSWELRQTLTVVFDTFSSGQGKKDWSLFKMFSRTLTDACPLASQSKVYVDISPKNKEKELLEVTPPPASLHEAVVQGDKRTYAVYDLLSPSLFNTSRSLNVQLKWKRPQDSSDLPTPILHAQRYVSGYGLQTGEISTLIYNTHPYRAFPVILLETVPWYLRLYVHTLTIITKGKENKPSYIHYQPAQDRRRPHLLEMLIQLPANSVTKITIQFERALLKWTEYTPDPNHGFYVSSSVLSALVPSVIAMKDVDVEQSPLFTSLFPSSDGSSYFVRLYTEPLLVNLPTPDFSMPYNVICLTCTVVAVCYGSFYNLLTRTFHVEEPSRGGLAKRLANIIRKFRGVPPL; this is encoded by the exons ATGGCAACGCCGGAAGCGGCCGCCATTGGCTGGGCGACCGGAAGCGGAAGTGGCCGGCCGTGCGGGAGCGGAGGGATGCTGGcggcggcgctgctgctgctgctgctggcggcggcggagccggtgCCGGGGCGGGCGGTGCGGGACGCGCTgcgggaggagctgctgctgagcccGCTGCCCGACGGCAACGTGGCCACCACCTTCCAGTTCCGTACGCGGTGGGACGCCGACCTGCAGCGGGGCGCAG TCTCTCACTACAGGCTCTTCCCGAAGGCACTGGGGCAGCTGGTGGCGGCGCTGGGCGTGCGGGAGCTCCACCTCGCCCTCACCCAGGGCTTCTGGCGCACCCAGGTCTGGGGACAGCCACCCCTGCAGGCACCTGCCGGCGCCGAGCTCTGGGTCTGGTTCCAGCCCACCGTCACCGA TGTTGACAAAGCCTGGAAAGAACTGAGTAACATCCTCTCAGGAATATTCTGTGCTTCTCTCAACTTCATTGACTCGACCAACACAGTCACACCAACAGCATCCTTCAAACCCTTGGGCTTAGCCAATG GGACAGATCACCATCTCCTGCGATACGCCGTCCTGCCCCGGGAGGTCGTCTGCACAGAGAACCTCACACCGTGGAAGAAGCTGCTCCCATGTGGCTCAAAG GCTGGGCTTGCTGTGCTGCTGAAGGCCGAGCGCTTGTTCCACAGCAGCTACCACTCGCAGGCAGTGCACATCCGCCCTATCTGCAGG gatgcctcctgcctggctgtgtCCTGGGAGCTCAGACAGACTCTCACTGTGGTCTTTGACACCTTTTCCAGCGGCCAAGGGAAGAAAG ACTGGTCCCTCTTTAAGATGTTCTCTCGCACACTTACTGACGCGTGTCCTCTGGCGTCGCAGAGCAAGGTCTATGTTGACATCTCCCCTAAGAACAAG gaAAAGGAGTTACTGGAAGTGACCCCCCCTCCGGCATCTCTACACGAAGCTGTTGTCCAGGGAGACAAGAGAACTTATGCTGTCTATGACTTGCTGAGCCCCTCGCTCTTCAATACATCTCGCAGCCTCAATGTGCAGCTGAAGTGGAAGCGGCCCCAAGACAGCT CGGACCTGCCAACGCCCATACTCCATGCCCAGCGCTACGTGAGTGGATACGGGCTGCAGACCGGAGAGATCAGCACGCTCATCTACAACACTCACCCCTACCGGGCCTTCCCCGTGATCCTGCTGGAGACTGTGCCCTGGTATCTGCGTCTCTATGTGCACACCCTGACTATCATCACAAAGGGGAAGGAGAACAAGCCAA GTTACATCCACTACCAGCCAGCCCAGGACCGGAGACGGCCTCATCTCTTGGAAATGCTGATCCAGCTGCCAGCCAACTCTGTCACCAAGATCACAATCCAGTTCGAGAGGGCCTTACTGAAGTGGACGGAGTACACGCCTGACCCCAATCACGGCTTTTATGTCAG TTCATCTGTGCTTAGTGCCCTGGTGCCCAGCGTCATTGCGATGAAGGATGTGGATGTGGAGCAGAGCCCTCTCTTCACCTCGCT GTTTCCTTCCTCTGATGGCTCCAGCTATTTTGTGCGCCTGTACACGGAACCGCTGCTGGTGAACTTGCCGACGCCAGACTTCAGCATGCCCTATAATGTCATCTGCCTGACCTGCACCGTGGTGGCAGTGTGCTATGGGTCCTTCTACAACCTGCTGACCAGAACATTTCACGTGGAAGAGCCAAGCCGGGGTGGGCTGGCCAAGCGGCTGGCCAACATCATCCGCAAATTCAGGGGGGTGCCCCCGCTCTGA
- the DBNDD2 gene encoding dysbindin domain-containing protein 2 isoform X1: MSGPGAQSRNRRLPADMEQTQRSLDAEQMQQQQLKLRDRQKFFEEVFQHDVDFFFPMSHLQIEHRRPPLGSISSMEVNVDMLEQMDMMDLSDQDTVDVFLGCGTEESSVAGPLPGADASQCPEEITLQVPNAAESKSRISSTSSVSTDLNSLDTSEEGAETPVVQSDEEDLQEDSPKEQVARS, translated from the exons CCGACATGGAGCAGACACAGCGGAGCCTGGATGCGgagcagatgcagcagcagcagctgaagctaCGGGACCGGCAGAAGTTCTTTGAGGAGGTTTTCCAGCATGACGTGGATTTCTTCTTCCCTATGTCTCACCTGCAGATAGAGCATCGGAGAC CCCCTTTAGGCAGCATTTCCTCCATGGAGGTCAATGTGGacatgctggagcagatggacATGATGGACCTGTCAGACCAGGACACCGTGGATGTGTTTCTGGGCTGTGGGACAGAGGAGAGCAGTGTTGCTGGACCCCTGCCAG GGGCAGATGCCAGCCAGTGCCCAGAGGAAATCACCCTGCAAGTGCCCAACGCAGCCGAGAGCAAGTCACGCATTTCCTCCACGTCCTCTGTCTCCACGGATCTGAACAGCCTGGACACCAGCGAGGAGGGGGCCGAGACCCCCGTGGTGCAGTCAGATGAGGAGGACCTGCAGGAGGACAGTCCCAAAGAGCAGGTGGCAAGAAGCtag
- the SRC gene encoding proto-oncogene tyrosine-protein kinase Src translates to MGSSKSKPKDPSQRRRSLEPADNTHHGGYPASQTPSKAAVPDAHRTPSRSFGTMAAESKLFGGFNTSDTVTSPQRAGALAGGVTTFVALYDYESRTETDLSFKKGERLQIVNNTEGDWWLAHSLTTGQTGYIPSNYVAPSDSIQAEEWYFGKITRRESERLLLNPENPRGTFLVRESETTKGAYCLSVSDFDNTKGLNVKHYKIRKLDSGGFYITSRTQFNSLQQLVAYYSKHADGLCHRLTNVCPTSKPQTQGLAKDAWEIPRESLRLEVKLGQGCFGEVWMGTWNGTTRVAIKTLKPGTMSPEAFLQEAQVMKKLRHEKLVQLYAVVSEEPIYIVTEYMSKGSLLDFLKGEMGKYLRLPQLVDMAAQIASGMAYVERMNYVHRDLRAANILVGENLVCKVADFGLARLIEDNEYTARQGAKFPIKWTAPEAALYGRFTIKSDVWSFGILLTELTTKGRVPYPGMVNREVLDQVERGYRMPCPPECPESLHDLMCQCWRKDPEERPTFEYLQAFLEDYFTSTEPQYQPGENL, encoded by the exons ATGGGGAGCAGCAAGAGCAAACCCAAAGACCCCAGCCAGCGCCGGCGCAGTCTGGAGCCTGCCGACAACACCCACCACGGGGGCTACCCAGCCTCGCAGACGCCCAGCAAGGCGGCCGTTCCTGACGCCCATCGCACCCCCAGCCGCTCCTTCGGGACCATGGCTGCCGAGTCCAAGCTCTTTGGAGGCTTCAACACCTCTGACACTGTCACCTCGCCGCAGCGTGCTGGGGCGCTGGCTG GTGGAGTCACCACCTTCGTGGCCCTCTACGACTATGAGTCTCGGACTGAAACGGACTTGTCCTTCAAGAAAGGAGAGCGCCTGCAGATCGTAAACAACAC GGAAGGTGACTGGTGGCTGGCTCATTCCCTCACTACAGGACAGACGGGCTACATCCCCAGTAACTATGTCGCGCCCTCAGACTCCATCCAGGCTGAAGA GTGGTATTTTGGGAAGATCACTCGTCGTGAGTCCGAGCGGCTGCTGCTCAATCCCGAAAACCCCCGAGGGACCTTCCTGGTACGGGAGAGTGAGACCACGAAAG GTGCCTACTGCCTCTCTGTCTCCGACTTCGACAACACCAAGGGGCTCAACGTGAAGCACTACAAGATCCGCAAGTTGGACAGTGGTGGCTTCTACATCACCTCCCGCACCCAGTTCAACAGCCTGCAGCAGCTGGTGGCCTATTACTCCA AACACGCCGATGGCTTGTGCCACCGTCTCACCAACGTCTGCCCCACGTCCAAGCCCCAGACCCAAGGCCTTGCCAAGGATGCCTGGGAGATCCCCCGGGAATCGCTGCGGCTGGAGGTCAAGCTGGGACAGGGCTGCTTCGGAGAGGTGTGGATGG GGACCTGGAACGGCACCACCCGGGTGGCGATCAAGACCCTGAAGCCCGGCACCATGTCCCCGGAGGCCTTCCTGCAGGAAGCCCAGGTGATGAAGAAGCTCCGGCATGAGAAGCTGGTCCAGCTCTATGCTGTGGTTTCGGAGGAGCCCATTTATATCGTCACCGAGTACATGAGCAAGG GGAGCCTCCTGGACTTCCTGAAGGGTGAGATGGGCAAGTACCTGCGGCTGCCCCAGCTCGTGGATATGGCGGCTCAG ATCGCATCTGGCATGGCCTATGTGGAGAGGATGAACTATGTCCACCGGGACCTCCGGGCAGCCAACATCCTGGTGGGGGAGAACTTGGTGTGCAAAGTGGCTGACTTTGGCTTGGCACGGCTCATTGAGGACAACGAGTACACCGCTCGGCAAG GTGCGAAGTTCCCCATCAAGTGGACAGCCCCCGAAGCTGCTCTGTACGGCAGGTTTACCATCAAGTCGGACGTCTGGTCCTTTGGCATCCTCTTGACCGAGCTGACCACCAAGGGCAGAGTGCCGTACCCAG GTATGGTGAACCGGGAGGTGCTGGACCAGGTGGAGCGGGGGTACCGCATGCCCTGCCCGCCCGAGTGCCCCGAGTCCCTGCACGACCTCATGTGCCAGTGCTGGCGGAAGGACCCGGAGGAGCGACCCACCTTCGAGTAcctgcaggctttcctggaggACTACTTCACCTCGACAGAGCCCCAGTACCAGCCTGGCGAGAACCTATAG
- the BLCAP gene encoding apoptosis inducing factor BLCAP — MYCLQWLLPVLLIPKPLNPALWFSHSMFMGFYLLSFLLERKPCTICALVFLAALFLICYSCWGNCFLYHCTGSQLPESAHDPSIVGT, encoded by the coding sequence ATGTACTGCCTTCAGTGGCTGCTACCTGTCCTGCTCAtacccaagcccctcaacccagcCTTGTGGTTCAGTCACTCGATGTTCATGGGCTTCTACCTGCTCAGTTTCCTCCTGGAACGGAAACCTTGCACGATTTGTGCCTTGGTCTTCCTAGCAGCTCTATTCCTCATCTGCTACAGCTGCTGGGGGAACTGCTTCTTGTATCACTGCACAGGATCCCAGTTGCCAGAATCAGCTCACGATCCCAGCATAGTGGGCACCTAA